A window of Bacteroidota bacterium contains these coding sequences:
- a CDS encoding winged helix-turn-helix transcriptional regulator: MGTAKTEDFTIKDNKIAGYAKALAHPARVAILQILIESDSCICGDIVEELPLSQSTVSQHLKELKDAGLIKGTIDGAKVCYCINEEEWAAAKSYLTEFFKSFKENKCC; encoded by the coding sequence ATGGGAACTGCAAAGACAGAAGACTTCACAATAAAAGACAACAAGATTGCCGGTTATGCAAAAGCGTTAGCGCATCCTGCCCGTGTTGCCATTTTGCAAATACTTATTGAAAGCGATTCTTGTATTTGCGGAGATATTGTGGAAGAGCTTCCATTATCACAATCCACTGTGTCGCAGCACCTGAAAGAATTAAAAGATGCAGGATTAATAAAAGGAACTATTGACGGAGCAAAGGTCTGCTACTGCATCAACGAAGAAGAATGGGCGGCTGCTAAATCGTATCTCACAGAGTTTTTCAAATCATTCAAAGAAAATAAGTGCTGCTAA
- a CDS encoding inorganic phosphate transporter — MEFLYIVIAIALIFDFINGFHDAANSIATVVSTKVLSPLQAVIWAAVFNFAAFWIFKLHVADSVSKIVKPESVNLLVIASGLSAAIVWNLFTWWKGIPSSSSHTLIGGFAGAGIAFGGFHSINLDKVLPPIAFIVLAPVIGMVISALISVITMHICKRFSPSKVDKVFKRLQLLSAAAYSLGHGGNDAQKVMGVIAAALISQKLIPDIAHLPDWVPLGCYTAISVGTLFGGWRIIKTMGQKITKMRQFEGFSANTAGAITLFGTGALGIPVSTTHVITGSIIGVGAIKRLSAVKWGVTRELLWAWLLTIPVTGALAALIYYIASSIT, encoded by the coding sequence ATTGAATTCCTATATATAGTTATAGCCATCGCTCTCATCTTTGATTTCATTAACGGATTTCATGATGCGGCAAATTCCATTGCCACGGTGGTATCCACAAAAGTTCTTTCTCCCCTGCAGGCAGTAATCTGGGCAGCGGTTTTTAATTTTGCAGCATTCTGGATTTTTAAATTACATGTGGCGGATTCTGTTTCTAAAATTGTGAAGCCCGAGTCAGTAAATCTTCTTGTCATTGCTTCAGGCCTTTCTGCCGCTATCGTCTGGAATTTATTCACCTGGTGGAAAGGAATTCCTTCCAGTTCATCACACACGCTCATTGGCGGTTTTGCCGGAGCAGGAATCGCTTTTGGCGGATTTCATTCTATCAATCTTGATAAAGTTCTTCCTCCGATTGCATTCATTGTTCTTGCGCCAGTTATCGGAATGGTAATTTCTGCGCTCATCTCAGTCATTACAATGCACATCTGCAAAAGATTCAGCCCTTCAAAAGTGGATAAGGTTTTCAAGCGGCTTCAATTATTGTCAGCCGCTGCTTACAGTTTGGGGCACGGAGGCAACGATGCACAAAAAGTGATGGGAGTTATTGCAGCAGCGCTCATCTCACAAAAATTAATTCCGGACATCGCTCACCTTCCCGATTGGGTTCCGCTTGGATGCTACACTGCTATTTCTGTCGGAACTCTTTTTGGCGGATGGCGCATCATCAAAACAATGGGACAAAAAATTACCAAGATGAGGCAGTTCGAAGGATTTTCTGCCAACACTGCGGGAGCCATCACGCTTTTCGGAACAGGCGCACTAGGAATACCGGTCAGCACCACACACGTTATCACAGGTTCCATCATCGGAGTGGGTGCCATCAAAAGATTATCAGCCGTGAAATGGGGAGTTACACGAGAACTTCTCTGGGCTTGGTTACTCACTATTCCGGTTACCGGTGCGCTTGCTGCATTAATATATTATATTGCCTCCTCTATCACCTAA
- a CDS encoding DUF47 domain-containing protein codes for MAHFLQFLIPQEKKFFTLFEKSSENLLHISIALNKALTQSDPEKRKEHFKEVERFEHVGDNLTHDIYNDLNSTFITPFDREDIHALASALDDIADFIHGASKRIDLYSVEEITTPMVKLSELIMQAVQELNVAMHVLRNMKGVNKIKEACVKINSIENHADDIFDITIARLFEEEKDAIKLIKLKEVLHALEAATDKCEDAANVLEQIVVKNN; via the coding sequence ATGGCACACTTCCTTCAGTTCCTCATCCCTCAGGAGAAAAAATTTTTCACCTTGTTTGAAAAATCGTCTGAGAATCTTCTGCATATTTCCATAGCGCTCAATAAGGCGCTGACGCAATCTGATCCTGAAAAAAGAAAAGAGCATTTCAAGGAAGTGGAACGGTTTGAGCACGTGGGCGACAACCTTACGCACGATATCTATAATGACCTGAACTCTACCTTCATTACTCCTTTTGACAGAGAAGATATTCATGCGCTTGCTTCCGCACTGGATGACATTGCCGATTTTATTCACGGTGCTTCCAAACGGATTGACCTGTACAGTGTGGAGGAAATTACCACTCCGATGGTGAAACTGTCTGAACTTATTATGCAGGCAGTGCAGGAGTTGAATGTTGCCATGCATGTTTTGAGAAATATGAAAGGAGTAAACAAAATCAAAGAAGCCTGTGTGAAAATAAACAGCATCGAAAATCATGCTGACGATATTTTCGACATCACCATCGCGCGGTTGTTCGAAGAAGAAAAAGACGCCATTAAGCTCATCAAGCTGAAAGAAGTTCTTCACGCGCTGGAAGCCGCCACCGATAAATGCGAAGATGCCGCCAATGTGCTCGAACAAATTGTGGTAAAAAATAATTAA